The Mercurialis annua linkage group LG8, ddMerAnnu1.2, whole genome shotgun sequence genome window below encodes:
- the LOC126661652 gene encoding uncharacterized protein LOC126661652 yields MEEIMEANNLAEVLDAEELEQAPPWIDDEAIHVREELEEVNLGTSEEPQRNLRTLVEHRLPIKPEFQPYRQLQEECQKKHAKYSNWLANVVPVVKKNGKLRICIDFRYLNEATPKDIYAMPIADTLIDATTNHSLFSFMDCFAGYNQIMVAKEDISKTAFRCPTSIGTFEWVVMPFGLRNAGATYQRAMNTIFHDLLGKTMEVYINDVVVKSKLVKDHLKNLEEAFRRMRVHCLKLNPLKCAFGVKAGIFLGFLVHERGIEVDQNKTKAIREAKPLRNKTELQRFLGQPPVLMPPKKGIPLRLYISAAEGSIGCLLAQSNQDGHVQTIYYLSRSMTSTEKPVKGQALADFLADHPCINLGDESKFDLPVFMNEHRPWMLKFDGSSTDRSAGAEIIIVSPSGAKTSLSFNLDFECTNNQSEYEALLIGLEILLDLGAKKLIESFEEVELVHVPREADELSQLASGLRLSEELTHRLVMVQRKTHPSIFKRGVQLDIFNIDDNLVQDWRRDIKKYLENPSKKMMYKVRVRAVNYVLIEDVLYRRGFDNLLLRCLGTTEALEVMIQTHEGVCGAHQSGVKMRWLIRRYGNIQRLPAAELKSVIKPWPFKGWAIDLIGKIYHPSSKNHSFIIVATDYFTKWVVGKPLVKAEQKDVIKFIKEEIIHQFGIPQSVTTDQGTMFTGKEMQEFATDYGIKLLTSKPYYAHANGQVESSNKIIINIVQKMLEENPRDWHRILSEAL; encoded by the exons GACATTGGTAGAACATCGGCTTCCTATTAAGCCTGAGTTTCAGCCATACCGCCAACTCCAAGAAGAGTGTCAAAAGAA GCATGCTAAATATAGTAATTGGTTGGCAAATGTTGTTCCAGTGGTTAAAAAGAACGGAAAACTTAGAATATGCATAGACTTTAGATACTTAAATGAAGCAACTCCTAAAGATATTTATGCCATGCCAATTGCTGACACTCTTATTGATGCTACAACTAAtcattctcttttttcttttatggaTTGTTTTGCTGGATATAACCAGATTATGGTGGCTAAAGAagacatctccaaaacggcATTTAGATGTCCAACATCTATTGGGACATTTGAATGGGTGGTCATGCCGTTTGGTTTACGTAATGCTGGtgcaacatatcagagggctATGAATACCATCTTCCACGACCTCTTAGGTAAAACTATGGAGGTTTATATTAATGATGTTGTTGTAAAATCAAAACTAGTAAAAGATCATTTGAAAAACCTAGAGGAAGCATTTAGAAGGATGAGAGTTCACTGTTTAAAACTCAATCCTCTGAAATGCGCCTTTGGTGTAAAAGCTGGAatttttttggggtttttggtcCATGAAAGAGGCATTGAAGTGgatcaaaacaaaacgaaagCTATTCGAGAAGCTAAACCGCTTAGAAATAAAACAGAACTTCAGAGGTTTCTTGGGCAG CCTCCTGTATTGATGCCTCCCAAAAAGGGTATACCTCTGAGGTTGTACATTTCAGCAGCTGAAGGTTCAATTGGGTGTCTGCTAGCCCAGAGCAACCAAGATGGACATGTACagactatttattatttgagcCGTTCGATGACATCTACAGAG AAGCCGGTCAAAGGTCAGGCTCTAGCAGATTTCCTAGCCGACCATCCATGTATAAACCTAGGAGATGAAAGTAAATTTGACTTGCCGGTTTTTATGAATGAACATAGACCTTGGATGCTCAAATTTGATGGGTCTAGTACAGATAGGTCTGCTGGTGCTGAAATCATAATAGTATCACCTTCTGGAGCTAAGACCTCGTTGTCTTTTAATCTTGACTTTGAATGTACAAATAATCAATCCGAGTATGAGGCTTTGCTTATTGGATTAGAAATTCTCCTAGATCTaggtgctaaaaag TTAATAGAGAGTTTTGAAGAGGTTGAATTGGTACATGTTCCTAGAGAGGCCGATGAATTATCACAGCTAGCATCTGGCCTACGTCTGTCGGAGGAGTTAACCCACCGACTAGTAATGGTACAAAGAAAAACTCacccttcaatttttaaaagaggAGTACAGCtagatattttcaatattgatGATAACTTAGTACAGGATTGGAGGAGAGACATTAAAAAGTACCTGGAGAATCCTAGCAAGAAGATGATGTATAAAGTAAGAGTGAGAGCTGTTAACTACGTGCTCATAGAAGATGTTTTATACAGAAGAGGATTCGACAACTTATTGCTAAGATGCCTTGGAACTACAGAGGCACTAGAGGTCATGATACAAACTCATGAAGGAGTTTGTGGAGCACATCAATCTGGAGTGAAAATGAGATGGCTGATCCGAAG GTATGGGAACATACAAAGACTTCCAGCTGCTGAGTTGAAGTCTGTCATCAAACCATGGCCATTCAAAGGTTGGGCCATAGATTTGATAGGTAAAATATATCATCCATCTTCTAAAAATCACAGTTTCATAATTGTAGCTACTGATTATTTTACTAAATGGGTAGTCGGTAAGCCATTGGTAAAAGCAGAGCAAAAAgatgttattaaatttattaaagaagAAATTATCCATCAATTTGGAATTCCACAATCAGTAACTACTGACCAGGGCACAATGTTCACTGGTAAGGAGATGCAAGAATTTGCCActgattatggaataaaattattgacCTCTAAACCTTATTATGCTCACGCCAATGGCCAAGTTGAatcttctaataaaattatcatcaaCATAGTTCAAAAGATGTTGGAAGAAAACCCAAGGGATTGGCATCGAATTTTATCAGAAGCACTCTAG